A segment of the Cervus elaphus chromosome 24, mCerEla1.1, whole genome shotgun sequence genome:
TGGATGGGTACACCTGTAGATATGTCTGTATATTCCTCTCCTCTTCCGGAGAGTGAAAGTCGAaagttgaaagtcactcagtcttgtcctactctttgcgaccccatgggctgtatagtccgtggaattctccaggccaaaatattggagtgggtagcctttcccttctccaggggatcttcccaacccagggatcaaatcccggtctcccgcattgcagacggattctttaccagctgagccacaagagaaacccaagaaaactggagtgggtagcctattccttctccagcagaacttTCAACCCAGAAtcgaagcagggtctcctgcattgcagatggattctttaccaacagagctatcagggaagccactaGCTAGCTAAGTCCAGACTTTGTATGTAATTGTCCCTTCTCTAGAAATAATTCCGTCAAGGCCCAGGATTGATAACATTGGCtgttacttctattttttttttttttttcttttttggctgtgcctcatggcttgcaagatcttagttcccccgaccagggactgaacctgggccccctgaagTGAAAGCCGAAGTcctaccactgggccacctaggGAAGTCTTTAACATGTGCTCCTCACGCTAGAGTCTCCTTAAGCGATCTTCCTTGATTCAGAAGCTTCCAATTAGAAGTGTCATTAGATTTTCACCAAGTCTACATGCCAACTGTCAACTCCAAAGCCCTTGTGTAGCTGAAGCCAAAAGAATGACTTTAACTCCCTTCAAAAAGTAAGGAAtgattgatactgtgtataaaatagctaatgagaacctactgtatagttcaGGGAACTCTCCTCATGCATCAGTagtgacctaagtgggaaggaaatccaaaaaaggggatcgaacatacagctgattcactttgctgtacagagaaACTAagaacattgtaaggcaactacactccagtaaaaattaataataaaaaaacctCCTGAAACCAAGGAAAAAAACTAAGAATCTTTGAATGTTAACATGTTGAGTGCAAATGAGCCCATTGGAAGAACACTTCATCATTATGCTTGTAATTTGTCAAGTTGGTGTTATTCAACTTGTTGCAAATGGAAATGCTTTTATGCTTTGATAGATGTGTTATTTGTGATTCTTTATTGTTActgctcttattttaaaataatctttgggAAACGGTCGCTTCGTTTCAAATTAAAGTCCATTTGCCCACTTCCCTAGTAGCCACTGTTATTTATTCCTAATGTGCTCTTCTAGAATTTCATTTTACATAAGCAAATATATACTTATTCCCCTTCCCATTTTTCTACACAAAATAAGGATTGCTatgcattttggttttttttcagttaacattGTCTTGACCATCTTTTACATCAGTTACTTTTTTtaagcaactttttaaaaacttttactttgaaataattttatcaacAGATTCACAGGAtgttgcaaagatagtacagaaaATTCTTAGGACCACCCAATTTCCCTGAATGTTTGaacacttaattttaaaaactgtacgTTAAAATACTAGTGATAAAGTACTTTTAACTTTACTACTCTGGTACTTTGTATTTGAGCACTGTGTGTgcccactcagtcgtgtctgagtctttgcaaccccatggattatagccagcaggctcttctgtccatggaatgttccaggcaagaatactggagtcggttgccatttcccactccaggggatcttcccaacccagggactgaacccaggtttcttgtgtttcctgctttggcagaaggattttattttattttatttttctactactagcgccacctgggaagcctgagcttTGTATATATGAATTAATTTAATCCTTAACATTTATCAGCCCATATACGGATGGGAAAGCTAAGGCACAAAGAAGCTAAAGAACTTACCTAATAGACTGTAGTTGATAAAACCAGGATTTTAACTCAGGCAGGTTGCCTTcagagtttgtgtgtgttttttgttgttgttgtatcaAGGGGCAAGtgatcttacttccctgatcagggatcaaacctgtgcctcctccattgagaatgtggagtcttaacccactggaccagcagagaagtcccCAGAGTTTGTGTTCTTAACTTTAAGATGATGTCATCTCCTTTCAGTAATGGCTGTTCACAGTGAAGCAAAATCAGTGATTGGAAAGATCAAAGGTGCAATCACTCAACAATTATTTCTGCAAATTTGCATAAATATACTAtgttcatgcatgtgtgtgtgctgtgttcagtaacttagttgtgtctgactctttgcggccccgtgaactactatagcccaccaggctcctctgtccatggaatcttccaggcaagaatcctagagtgggttgccaccacctactccagggaatcttcccaacccaggaattgaacctgagtctcctgcatctcctgctttggcaggcaggttctttaccactagcgccacctgggaagcccttgttcaTGCATgtattgaattttaaaacataatgctGTTCTAAAGTTTCCTTTTAAAgtcttaataataaaaaatatggatTTCCCATAGCCTTTAAATATCTGCATATGTTTAATTATATGACTATTCCATAATTTATTATAGATGaatatttagattgttttctttaattatgaTAATTGCCACAGTAAGTATCCTCACTGTGTATCTCTGTTGATTTATGTAAGTAAATCTAGAGAATAACATCCTAGAAGTGGAATGATTGGCACAAAGATTtgtgttttgtattttaatagACCCTGCCAAGTTAGTCTTCAAAAGGAAGGCTGCAATTTATGGTTCTGACCTCATTTTCATTTCCTGATTACTTTTATAACCACTATTTGTGATTCTTTTATAATAGAGAATTAAATAGAACCAATAAATCTGATAAAAGCACAGTGTTGTATTTATCAAGAATTTAGGgaattcctggcagtccagtggttaggactctacgcttccactgctgggaccccggttcaatccctggttggggaactaagatcccacaagctacatgctgtgaccaaaaaagaaaaaaaaaaagagtttagaaGTGTCTCCTACCGgttttgttattcatttttttttttcaagtctcaTTTAGTTGTTTATTTCACTCATTTGTATTAAGTATACCTTTCTTTAATATCTTAATAACTTTATCAAGAAACAAGTCAAACCTGTGAAAATACCTGTTAGCAgtcaacatatttttatatatttctgtacTATGAtgcaaagatattttaaacaCTCATTGGTTCATCAAAGGCCTAATTCTCACATAAGCAGCAGTTTTAAAATTCAGAGATTATTTAATAAACTGATTAAGAcaaccaaaagacaaaattaGTCTCCTTCAGGAGTGGTCCATATGTTGATCACCTAGAATCCTGATTGGCCAAAACTTAACACCCCTGattctgtgaatatgttacctttcTTTAATGTTAGAAATAAGTCCAtcacttttgaaaaatactttgtcAGATACCCACTACTGTCTATGCATTATTATCTTCTGGCATTACAGTTGATACTTTCAACCATAATTACAAAGGTGGCCAGGGTTCCTGTAAATACCAGCTTTTTATGTGGGCAAAAGcagttaataataaaaatcagtatATTTATTTGAAGCCAAATGTGCTTCTACTTGATCCAGATCCCCCCAATTTTTGAAGTTTTGATGTGTTGATTTTGGTCTACCCTTCATATAAAATGTATCTACAGACACTTGCAGAGTTAACACTGAAACTATAAACTGATGACACTTCAAGGCAAAGCAGAGAACTATCTATTGCTTCAGTGTTTTCTTCACTGAACTCTGACTTTCACTGCCCCGTCACACCATCTGGCTGAACACTGTCATTTCATAGTTTGTAACTGTAAAGATACCTACTTATATGAGTTTAAAAATTGATCtgcacaaaagaaataaaaaaactttaTATACAACAAATtcgtttttaaaaatacaaaaataacatctgtcactcTTGTCATGCTGAcaatttgacatatatatacatgcaggAGAAAAGTTCCAATTTAGTCATCTGGGCAGCTGAAGCTcatatatttttaacatgatGAACACACCGCCACTGGTTTTAACACTGACAGATGTGTATTCAAAATATTTCATCTACTAAATACTGCAACAGTCTCTGCATGTATAAATGCCAATTACCATAGTTTCTGTTCTACTTGATTAAAAGTATGACTTAAGCTAATGGTACGCACGTACACTAAAAACTACAACAGTTCAAGAATCTAGTCTTATATAAAGAAATCCAAAATGTGCAAAATACAACTATAAAAGCAAGGGACAATTACTGTAGCCATGcaaaaatttaaactaaaaactgcataaaaatgcaatttaaaatggCAAACGCAAATTCACCTAACACTCAAGATAAAAAGGTCAGCAGGAAGTTCTACCAACAATGCTTGcaaagatttagaaaaggaaatacattCTCTTTGCTGGTATAATGGTATATAAGTCAGATCTTTAGCTCCATGGGCACAGGTCATCTGTCTCTGTCCTCTTTCTCAGGAAATCAGCTCTTTAACAGTTGTTTTTATGAACTCTTTTCTTTCAGTTAAGTCATAAGCAGGGTAATTTTCATATACCTCTTTGCAAATCTGCTTCATTGTGACTTCCTCCAAGTTAGCGCTGGCCaataatttctttacagtttCCTTTAACTCTTCATCTGTAGGAGgtttcttcaattttttaattaaaggttCATCATCCGAACTATCCTCagattcactttcttttttggaACTATTTTGATTCTTCTTGGTGGTACTGCTATCTACCTTCTTAACATTAGCACTTTTTGCAGATTTTTTACTTTTAGGAGTGGCTTTCTGTTTGGGCTTTTCTCTTTTGGATGTCTTTTTTGGTGgctcctcttcactctctttATCTTCATCCTCTGAGgactcttctttgtttttcttttcctcttcatcACTGCTAGATTCATCTGACAGGATTTCAGGACATTTGGTTCGCTTAGCTTTCCTGGCCATCCCAGAACTGTTCCGTTCCTTTTTGTTCCCTTTGCTAGAACTTTTCTTAGATTTTGGCAACGGTTTGCCAGAAGGCTTTGGATGCATTAAAAAATTCAAGATCCTTTTCACCAGTTCACTATTTACACCCGATCTCTCCAAGTCAAGAACCTCGCAGATGTTCTTTAACATGgcatttctaaattttttcaacatttcttccttctttttatatTGGATACTTCCTTTTTCAAATGGAAAGCCACTGAACTGACCCACATTCTTCTTTAATGAGGACACTGTTCCTGGTCTGTTGTAAAGCAGTTTATGGAGATTTCTAAGttcatctgttttcttcttaCTCAAAAAGAAATGTATCCTTTCAATTTCACAAAGTTTCTGCCCTTTTCCTTGTGCGATTGTAAACGGCTCTCTTTGTAAGGAAGAGACTTGCATCGTCAACCTCTCTActttcttcttctccctcttGCCTTCCACAATGaggctcttttctttctcttcttcctcctcctcctcctcgtcgtCCTCgtcctcctcttcactttcctctcTCGGGCCGGGCATGTCGGGCTCTTTTTCGGACGCGGGCTGGGCGGGGGCTGCCTCTCCCTCCGCAGCTGTGCCCGAGGAGGACACGCTGTGGACCGTGGGTCCCGGCGGCCGCGGGCCTGGCGCGCGAGGGCGCGAAGAGGCTCCCGGAGGCGGCGACGGGCGCCGAGGAGGACGCGCACGGGCCGCTCGCTGGCGTGACGCTCGCGCCGCGCTCTCAGCTGCCCAGAATCGGTTCTGTTATTCAAAACTACAATTTTGTTAAAAGAACTGTTTACTAGCAGTTGTAATAGTCAGTGGTGCTGAAAGTTTATATAAGCACGCAAAATATGTCTTGTGAGTGGCCTGTTTATGAGGATTATTGAAACAAGAAACATTaatgacaaaaattttaaacatcacaAATTCACTGTTGAAACAACCCCCCAGAAGACTCTTGTAAAAAGCAAGTTGAAATGGGTTTACCACGCTTGTCAGGAAATTCCCGGTTCCAGTGAACAATGACCCTCCTGTCCACCAGGGGTCACTCTTTGGAAATGAGTTTGCCCCAGGCAGTTGGCagcctataaaaaaaaaaatagcattattgTTCCAGTGGCTCTTTGGTCAGGTGTTGAGAAGGTCACGCTTTTCTTACGAGCTGAGCTGAGTTTATGCTGCACAACTGTCCCGTTTCTAGGTTTCATTCTGATGTTGTAACTCAAAACAGACCGTAAGTTGGCGTGTTTTCCTTTTGACTCTGTCCTGTATCCGCTTAAACACCTGACTGGATTTTGTTGCTTCtggatttcttttccttccccgACATTGGGCTCCCACTTAGTCCGTCTTCATTAAATGTCTGATTTCTTCTCCATCTCATTCTGACATTGATATtccagcaaaagcaaaaatacctgccttttgttctcaggaaagacTCTAGGAACATATTTGCGGAAATACTTCTGGAGGATGGACATTCCGTGCTTTAGAGAAGTTTCAACAAGGAGGGTGGTAcatagcagaaggaaaaaaaaaaaaaaaaaaacctctttgcATTCTAATCTTCCCCGTGGTTTGCTGGTTCATTATCTTTGGAGATTGTGTGATTTCCATTTAGAAGCTGTTTTATCAAGAAGTGAATAAAATTTAAGCTTCAAGATCCTTATTTGTACAAGTGCCTTCtacctaagtttgttttcttaactttgtattctttttttttttttttttttttggtctccctgCAAggtttgtgggatttta
Coding sequences within it:
- the LOC122682725 gene encoding protein DEK-like, with translation MPGPREESEEEDEDDEEEEEEEEKEKSLIVEGKREKKKVERLTMQVSSLQREPFTIAQGKGQKLCEIERIHFFLSKKKTDELRNLHKLLYNRPGTVSSLKKNVGQFSGFPFEKGSIQYKKKEEMLKKFRNAMLKNICEVLDLERSGVNSELVKRILNFLMHPKPSGKPLPKSKKSSSKGNKKERNSSGMARKAKRTKCPEILSDESSSDEEEKKNKEESSEDEDKESEEEPPKKTSKREKPKQKATPKSKKSAKSANVKKVDSSTTKKNQNSSKKESESEDSSDDEPLIKKLKKPPTDEELKETVKKLLASANLEEVTMKQICKEVYENYPAYDLTERKEFIKTTVKELIS